CAGATTCCGCCATCCCCGGTGCGAACAACTTACGACGAAAGGCACCAAACGTGTCCTTACTTCGTTACACTGGCCACCTTTTCCGACTCGTTGATCGGCACAGGGTCAAATGCCTTCGAGAGTTTGCCGTCCGGCAATTCAAAAATGCGCACCTTGCCGTCGTAGCCGCCGGTGAACAATTGGGGGGTTTTTGGATGAAACTTCAAGGCAAACACCGCCCCCCGGTTCTCTTTCAATGTCGCCACCCGTGTGCCATCGCTGGTTTTGTAAACGCGCACCTCTCCGTTCATGTTGCCCACGGCAATCTGGCTTCCGTCGGGGTTGTAAGCAATCGAACAGACCGGTCCCGGCTGCCGCTCAAACTCCCGGAGCTGATTGACGTCGTTGTTCGCCGCGGTGCGGCCCTGATTTTCCGCGATGCGGTAGATGCGGGGCGTGCCCAGGTCGCCGCCATAGGCGACGATGTCCTCCTTCGGATGTCGCGCCATGCACATTACGCCCTCAAGGAGTTTGTTGATGTCGTCAATAAACTGCCCGTTGGTCACATTGATGAGCTTCATCGCCCGGTCACGGCTGCCGCTCAGCAGCCGTTTCCCATCCACGGTCCACAGCGTGCCAAGCACCCAGTCGCTGTGATTGTCGAATTTCATCAGTTCCTTGCCGTCAGCCACGCTGATGACACGGACCGTTTTGTCAGCGCAGCCGAATGCAACCCTGCCGCCATCGGGCGAAAACGAAACGCCAAAAACCGAATCGTTGGAGATCTTGTAGGAATGGAGTTCCTTTTGGCCCGCCACATCCCAGATCTGAATCTCCCCAAATCGCGCCGGCGCGCCGCCGCTGACCGCCAGTTGCGTGCCGTCGGGCGAAAACACAACCGATTCAATGCGCGGGGCTTCGCCGACGAGGCGACCGATCATCGCCGAACCGTCGCCCTTATGCAAAACCACTTCGTGATATGCGGACACCGCGAGGACGTCCCCCTCGGGTGAAAAGGCGATCGCGGAAATCACCGGGAGTGCGGCATAAACAGGAGGCGAGCTGAGTTTGAACGAATTCGCGTTCGGCGGCGTGTCGTCCTTGGCGCCCTCCTTGACCCAGCGCTCGATCAGGGCGATTTCTTCTTTGCTCAACGGGTCGCCTTCCTTCGGCATGTCCGGCTCTTCGCCGCTGATTTCCTCGATGACACGGCTTTTGTCCGGATCACCCGGCGCGAACGACGCGCCGTGCTTCCCCCCCTTCTTGAAAGATTCGTAGGTGGTCAGATCCAGTTCGCCCTTCAGTTTCGCCGGGTGATGACAGCCGGTGCAGCTTCGCTTAAGGATCGGCACCACTTCATGAAAGTAACTGACGGGCTTTGTGTCATCGGCAAGGGGCGCGATGATGGCCCAACCGCACAGAAGCGCACCGAGCGGCCGCCGCATCCATGTCATGCCTCTATTCATGCTCCGCCAAGGATATGGTCCCGACAGTGCTGCTTTCATCGTCGTTCATTTCGCGGCCGTTTCCTTTTCGTGAGGCTTTGCGTTGGAGTTGTCGGATGCCGGTGCATTGATCGTCACAATAATCGGGGCAGAACGAAGCTTGTACGAGCGCCCGTTCATGTTCGCCGTGCCCACAACAACGAGCGAAACCTCCTTGCCCGCGGGTGCCTTGTCCGTTGCGGTGATTTTGTAGGCGGCCTCTCCCGCCCCGCGCGGCATACCCGCCGTGTTGATCGTGATGCCCTCGGGGACGCCTTCGACCGAGAGGTTGATGTCATCGGTAAACCATCCCCGTCGTGTCGCCTTTACGGTAAACTCCGCCTCACTGGCGGCGGATTTTTTATCCGGCGGCATCGCTGTTACAGCCAGCCGCGGCAGTGAATTGGCAAGGGTGAATGGAAACGGATCAATCGTCAGCGGGATTGGCCGGCTGTATTGAGTCACGGTCTGGCCGTCCAATTTGGCGTCCCCCCTCAGAACGATCATTCGCGTGCCGAGTTCGGAATCAAGTTTTGCCTTCAGGTTGAGCGTCGCGCGTTCGTCACGGCCTTTGACGGTCGCGGGCTGGAACTCGACGTTCCTGCCCAGCGGTTCCTTGCCCGAGGAGAATCCTTCGGCGGTCACTTGAACGTCTCCCGTAAAACCGTCATGCCGGAGGACCTGCGCCTCGACCGCCGCAGATTGATCCTGTTCGACGCGCGCACTCAGCGAGATGGACTCCAGTGTAAAGGGCGGTTTGTCGAGAACTGTCAGGAACGCCTCCCGCACAGAGCGTCCGTTGGCCTGCGGCTTCCCCCGTCGAGTCACACGATCGCCGCCGATGACTCCGTGGGCCGCCAGCGCGAACGCGTAATGGCCGGGATCAGTATCTCCGCTCGCTTGAAGGATGATCAGCGGGCTGGTGGTTGAATCCCCCGGCACCAGCAAAGGTTCAGCGACCACGCCCGGCGGCAGGTTTTCCAGCCACGCCTCGACTGCGCCATCAAAGCCGCCCTGACGCTGCACTTCCACTCCGACGACCGTGCGCCCTCCGCGATAAAGGCGCGGCGTGTCCGGATAGAAACTGACGCTGAAATCCTGCCGCGGTGCGCGGACCACAAGCCGATAGGCAAAATCCTCGCCATTGCGTTCGAGTAGGTCGCGAATTTTGATCGCGTACTCACCCGATTCGGTGAATCGGTGTTCGATCCTGGCGTCCGACCCGACCGAGTCGTCGTTCTGTTGAAGGACGCTGCCCTTCGCGTCGGTGAGATACAGCACGGCGTCGAGCGGCGAACCAAACCTGCTGGCTTCCACCTCAAAGATAAAGGTCTGCTCCTTCTCCGCTTTGAATTTGAACTGGTCCACATCTTTTTCGCCCTGGATACGGGCGTTGATGACCAGGGGGAGATTGACGGTATTTGCATTGGTCAGGTCGTTGTTGGGCTCGGTCTCGTTGAATTCGTTCAGGCCGCCAACCTCGAACAAAACAGGATTCGAATAACCCTTGGTGGTGCGCGCGCGGATTTCCTGGCGGCCCAGCGGCGCGGTCGGTTCCACCTTCAGCTTCATGCTCTGCAGATCGTCAAGGTTGCGCCCATGCAGCGCGACTTCGACCGCCTGTCCGCGTTTCGCGCCGAGCGGAAAGATATTGTCCAGATACGGCAGCTCTCCCGCAATGATGCGGTATTTGAAATCATTCCCGCCTTGATAACGAAAATCGCGGATTTGCAGCAGGTAATCACCGTCCTCCGGAACCATGAAGTCGATCAGGGAATCCAGTCCGTTGACGTCTTCACTCCGCGCGACCTCCTTTCCGCTGCCGTCCAAAAGCGCCAGCGACGAATCCAGCGGCGACCCGCTGCGGAACGCCTCGACGTCAAAGATCAGACGTTGTTCTTTGTGGGCTTTGAAGCGGAAAAAGTCGCTTTGCGCCGATTCCGTGATGACCCCGTTGATCGCCACCGGCAGCTCAACCAACTGGGCGTGGTTGGTGTCATTGTTCCGCCCGGTCTCGGTCACCTGGCGAAGGAAATCCACGTTCAATGCCACCGGCTCCGAAACCCCGGTGGCAGTCACAACGCGGAGTTCCCTTGCGCCGAGCGGCGCGTCAGGTGCCACCGTCACCCGGGCCCGCAGCTTCTTTTCGTCGGGATCCGCCGGGACGATTCCACCGCGGCTGGCTTCCAGATTTCCATTGTTTTCCAGCCTCGCTGCATTTGTGGCCGTCAGACCACCATCGCCGCTGATCAGAAACCCCCGCACCTCGGACAGATTTTCTCCGTCGATAAGGACGGTGGAAGTCGTGCCGCGCTGGATCCATTCTGGTGAAAGAGAGGTGATTTTAGGGACCGATTGGGCGGCAACGGAGACGATCAACAGGCCGGATGCGATGACGTATTGAAGCCAGGACACCGCAGCCGGCCTTGAAAACATCCGTGCGGGCAGGATGGTCACTTCACGAAAACCGCCCGACGAATCGAATAGGACGACGCGCATCACGCTCGGTTCTCGCTTTGATGACGGTCTATCCAAACAGCGGCAGCACCGGCTCGGCCTGCACGAGTTCCCGCGGCTGGTTCAGGTGGTTATAGACGATGGTGTGCGGATCAATCCCCAGCGCGTGATAAATCGTCGCCAGCATCTGGATCGGATGCACCGGATTTTCCGCCGGTGATGATCCCGTCGCGTCCGACTTGCCATAGACGGCTCCTCGTTGAATACCCGCCCCCGCGACCAACGAAGTGTAGCAGTACGGCCAGTGGTCGCGTCCGTCCGGTGAATTGCTGTTGCCCGATGTGCTGACGCCAAGCCGTGGGGAGCGCCCAAACTCGCCGATCGCGACCACAATCGTCTCCTTCAACAAACCCCGCTGGTCCATGTCTTCAAGCAGCGCGGACAGACCACTGTCGAGTTTCGGACAATGAATATCACGCAAAGGACCGAAGTTTGCCGCGTGGGTGTCCCAGGCGTCCACCTTCGGGTCGCCGTTCGCCACCGCGGGCCAGTTCATCTGTACGAACTTCGTCCCGGCTTCGATAAGCCGGCGCGCGAGCAGGCAGCCCTGGCCGAATGTGTGCCGGCCGTAGCGGTCGCGCAACTTGTCCGGCTCCTTGGTGAGGTCGAACGCGTCGCGCGCGCGACCGGACAGTACGAGGTCGAACGCCTTCTGATAGTATTTGTCGAGCGCGTAGTTCGACACCGCCTTCTCCATTTCGGGCATCGCTGCTTCCACCTTCTTCAACAGCGTCTCGCGCCGCTCCAGGCGTTCCTTCGAGATGCCCTCGCGCAACGAAAGGTCGTCCAATTTTATTTCTTTGGCCGGGTCCTGATAAAAATAATACGGGTCGAAGGCCGGGCCGAGGAAACCAGCGGTGCCGCCCTTGCCGATCACGTTGCTTTCCTGCAACGGTCGCGGCAGCATGACGAACGGAAACATCGGCAGGTCCGAGGGCCGCAGCCGCGTGATTTGCGAGCCGGCGTGCGGAAAATCGTTCGGGGCCGGCGGCTCGAGCTGGCCGGAGGGTGAAACGCGATCCGGCGTGTAGCCGGTCATCATCTGATAGATTGCAGCGGTGTGATTGAACAAACCCGCCGGCGTGTAACTCATCGAGCGGATGAGCGTGGCCTTGTCCATCTGCTCGGCGAGTTTGGGCATCACTTCGCTCAGCCAGATGCCGGGAACCTTCGAGCGCAGGGTCTTGAACTCACCGCGAACGTTCGACGGCGCTTCGGGTTTTGGGTCCCAGATGTCAATGTGACTCGGCCCGCCCTGCAGAAAAATGAGGATGACCGATTTCGCCCCACCCCAACCCGCTTTGGATTTCGTCGCGTCGGGAGCACTCTCCGACGCGGCCTGCAAGCGCAGAATGTCGCCGAGCGTGACGCCGAACAACCCCGCGCCTCCAACACGCATGAACTCGCGGCGGCTCCAGCCGTCGCACGTGCTGCCAGGTTCACCAGGAATTGATAGCATAGGTCCTTCCTATAGATTGCCGAGTCTTCGGTTTTCCAAATATCGCCGGACGTGCTGGCGCATCAGAGCGACCTCGACCGACTCGCCGACATAAACGCCGACAATAAAAGAAGCCAAAAACCAAACTTCGCGATTTCGATTCACAAAAGTAATTACGAACATTGGCAAACAAAGAGTGATGACCAGGCGAACGAACCGCGGAATCCAGTTTTCAGACCTGCATTCGCTCCAAATGTAGCGTGCCCTCTTTACCGTCACCTCCGAGAATTCGGGGATGTTTAGGGCAAATTCGTTATTGATCATATTCAAACCCTATCGGTTAAACAAAAACGCCGGGCTGTTCATCAGCGCCCAGGCGAGGTCTTGCGCCACTTCCAGGCGTGAGCCGCCACTCGAAAAATCCACTGTCGCCTGTTCTTTCTCGGTCGGCGGGCGGCCCAGCACCGAGATGTAAATGTCTTCGATCACTTTTTTATCATCCTTCTCCGCTTCGACAATTTTCGCAATCCGATTCGTTGGCGCACTGAGGCTTTCGCTGATGGTGGTCCCGTTGATCAGGTTCAACGCATGGGACAGGGTCACATTGCTCGTGCGCTCGCATTCGCAGGCCGATTGCCGCTTCGGCCGTCCGAAGAGTGTAAGGAAATCGTTTCCGGACACGATGCCGTCCGGCAGGTCCACCGACCGCAGACCGGCGGGAAAGCCCTTGAACTTCGGACGGTCACCGGTGGCCACTGCGATAGCGTCCAGCATTTGCTCGGCGCTTAACCGTCGCGGAGTGGCGTGAGAGAAGTTGACGGTGTCATCCTCGTTCCATTTGTTCTTGTTGATGGAGAGCTGATACGTCCGCGAGAGGCAGATGTTGCGCATCAGGTGCCGCACGTCGAACCCGCTCTGGACAAAATCCTCCGTCAGGGCATCCAGCAGCTCCGGGTTGCTGGCCGGATTGCTGCCGCGGATGTCATCGACCGGTTCGATGATGCCGCGGCCGAAGAAGTAACTCCATGTGCGGTTGGCCATCGCCATTGCGAAATAGGGATTCTCCTTCGATGTGAGCCAGTTCACGAACGGCTCGCGGCGGTCGCCGTCCTTCGACACTGCCTTCGCCTCACCCACCGGAACCTTCGGAGGAACGTCCATGCCGGTCCGGGGATTCTGAACCTCGCCGTCGTCTTTCAAATACACAATCTCTTCGCCGGGCACCTGCATCAGGTCGCCGGTAAAATTGCGGATGTTGTCCTTCCCCAGCGAGCCACGCTTGATGGCGACACGTGCGAAATAGGCGCCGAACTCGTAGTATTGTTTCTGCGTCCATTTCTCGAACGGGTGGTCATGACACTTGTTGCAGTTGAAGCGGACACCGAGAAAAGTCTGACTCACGTCTTCGGTGATCTTTCCGGTCTCGCGCAGCGCGCGGTAATAATTTACCTCCGGGTTCAAATACGAACTGCCCTCGGCCAGCAGCATCTCGCGGACAAACTTGTCGTACCGCTTGTTTGCCGCGATCGAACCGCGGATCCAGTTGTGGAACACCCAGACGCCCTTTTCGCCTAAATGCTCGCTGTTGCATTGAAGCAGGTCCGCCCATTTGTTGGCCCAGTAATCGTTGTAATCC
This genomic stretch from Candidatus Angelobacter sp. harbors:
- a CDS encoding PPC domain-containing protein — translated: MRVVLFDSSGGFREVTILPARMFSRPAAVSWLQYVIASGLLIVSVAAQSVPKITSLSPEWIQRGTTSTVLIDGENLSEVRGFLISGDGGLTATNAARLENNGNLEASRGGIVPADPDEKKLRARVTVAPDAPLGARELRVVTATGVSEPVALNVDFLRQVTETGRNNDTNHAQLVELPVAINGVITESAQSDFFRFKAHKEQRLIFDVEAFRSGSPLDSSLALLDGSGKEVARSEDVNGLDSLIDFMVPEDGDYLLQIRDFRYQGGNDFKYRIIAGELPYLDNIFPLGAKRGQAVEVALHGRNLDDLQSMKLKVEPTAPLGRQEIRARTTKGYSNPVLFEVGGLNEFNETEPNNDLTNANTVNLPLVINARIQGEKDVDQFKFKAEKEQTFIFEVEASRFGSPLDAVLYLTDAKGSVLQQNDDSVGSDARIEHRFTESGEYAIKIRDLLERNGEDFAYRLVVRAPRQDFSVSFYPDTPRLYRGGRTVVGVEVQRQGGFDGAVEAWLENLPPGVVAEPLLVPGDSTTSPLIILQASGDTDPGHYAFALAAHGVIGGDRVTRRGKPQANGRSVREAFLTVLDKPPFTLESISLSARVEQDQSAAVEAQVLRHDGFTGDVQVTAEGFSSGKEPLGRNVEFQPATVKGRDERATLNLKAKLDSELGTRMIVLRGDAKLDGQTVTQYSRPIPLTIDPFPFTLANSLPRLAVTAMPPDKKSAASEAEFTVKATRRGWFTDDINLSVEGVPEGITINTAGMPRGAGEAAYKITATDKAPAGKEVSLVVVGTANMNGRSYKLRSAPIIVTINAPASDNSNAKPHEKETAAK
- a CDS encoding DUF1549 and DUF1553 domain-containing protein — its product is MNSRLFSSLGAVVSVAFIGGWAAAGAESNKTAPPPKPPLPALRSLKVEPASLTLEDGRDERRVIVWGETASGQKYDVTSEVEMKPDVPCVDIDKTGCIQPKKQGSAQVTMTLGNLKVRLPVTVKDATVPPVRFVRDIEPVLSRLGCNAGTCHGSAKGKNGFKLSLRGYDPEFDYQALIDDLSGRRFNRVKPEESLMLLKPTSEVPHEGRQPLKPGSREYFMIRDWIAQGTRSEDPVKNRAQSIEVLPSNVELDLPGRSQHVLVLAHYPDGSVRDVTRDAILSSNNGDVAEVKNAVVMGLRRGEAAVLARYEGCYATKLVSVMGDRTGYKWQDVAEYNYIDKQVNAKLRKLKTLPSDLCTDAEFMRRVSLDLTGIPPTPERLRAFLADTAPGREKREKLIDELLASEDYNDYWANKWADLLQCNSEHLGEKGVWVFHNWIRGSIAANKRYDKFVREMLLAEGSSYLNPEVNYYRALRETGKITEDVSQTFLGVRFNCNKCHDHPFEKWTQKQYYEFGAYFARVAIKRGSLGKDNIRNFTGDLMQVPGEEIVYLKDDGEVQNPRTGMDVPPKVPVGEAKAVSKDGDRREPFVNWLTSKENPYFAMAMANRTWSYFFGRGIIEPVDDIRGSNPASNPELLDALTEDFVQSGFDVRHLMRNICLSRTYQLSINKNKWNEDDTVNFSHATPRRLSAEQMLDAIAVATGDRPKFKGFPAGLRSVDLPDGIVSGNDFLTLFGRPKRQSACECERTSNVTLSHALNLINGTTISESLSAPTNRIAKIVEAEKDDKKVIEDIYISVLGRPPTEKEQATVDFSSGGSRLEVAQDLAWALMNSPAFLFNR
- a CDS encoding c-type cytochrome domain-containing protein; translated protein: MNRGMTWMRRPLGALLCGWAIIAPLADDTKPVSYFHEVVPILKRSCTGCHHPAKLKGELDLTTYESFKKGGKHGASFAPGDPDKSRVIEEISGEEPDMPKEGDPLSKEEIALIERWVKEGAKDDTPPNANSFKLSSPPVYAALPVISAIAFSPEGDVLAVSAYHEVVLHKGDGSAMIGRLVGEAPRIESVVFSPDGTQLAVSGGAPARFGEIQIWDVAGQKELHSYKISNDSVFGVSFSPDGGRVAFGCADKTVRVISVADGKELMKFDNHSDWVLGTLWTVDGKRLLSGSRDRAMKLINVTNGQFIDDINKLLEGVMCMARHPKEDIVAYGGDLGTPRIYRIAENQGRTAANNDVNQLREFERQPGPVCSIAYNPDGSQIAVGNMNGEVRVYKTSDGTRVATLKENRGAVFALKFHPKTPQLFTGGYDGKVRIFELPDGKLSKAFDPVPINESEKVASVTK
- a CDS encoding DUF1501 domain-containing protein translates to MLSIPGEPGSTCDGWSRREFMRVGGAGLFGVTLGDILRLQAASESAPDATKSKAGWGGAKSVILIFLQGGPSHIDIWDPKPEAPSNVRGEFKTLRSKVPGIWLSEVMPKLAEQMDKATLIRSMSYTPAGLFNHTAAIYQMMTGYTPDRVSPSGQLEPPAPNDFPHAGSQITRLRPSDLPMFPFVMLPRPLQESNVIGKGGTAGFLGPAFDPYYFYQDPAKEIKLDDLSLREGISKERLERRETLLKKVEAAMPEMEKAVSNYALDKYYQKAFDLVLSGRARDAFDLTKEPDKLRDRYGRHTFGQGCLLARRLIEAGTKFVQMNWPAVANGDPKVDAWDTHAANFGPLRDIHCPKLDSGLSALLEDMDQRGLLKETIVVAIGEFGRSPRLGVSTSGNSNSPDGRDHWPYCYTSLVAGAGIQRGAVYGKSDATGSSPAENPVHPIQMLATIYHALGIDPHTIVYNHLNQPRELVQAEPVLPLFG